The following are encoded in a window of Bacillus xiapuensis genomic DNA:
- a CDS encoding nicotinate phosphoribosyltransferase has protein sequence MKEIEWKLQGKIDRLTNKTFKFDERVKDGWFSAVYFLKTRQLANKYHKENIVTMQFFQKEEAVLCGTDEVIALIHEFSDHPETLEIYSLRDGDKIHPFETVLTITGPYQEFGYLEGMIDGILARRTSVATNVYNVKKAAELSGKTKPVIFMGDRDDHYTQQAGDGYAAYIGGSTAQATHAMNEWWGKEGMGTMPHALIQLFNGDVVAATKAYAETFPDDELIALVDYNNDVITDSLKVAREFGDQLKGVRVDTSRTLIDQYFLRNQHKLGTFDPRGVNAELIFALREALDAEGFRHVKIVVSGGFNESRITEFEKQGVPVDMYGVGSNLLKIHIGFTGDLVMLNGRPQAKAGRRYRPNPRLEKVEFSANWPTSRFT, from the coding sequence ATGAAGGAAATTGAGTGGAAGTTGCAAGGAAAGATCGACCGGCTGACCAACAAGACCTTTAAATTTGATGAACGGGTGAAGGATGGCTGGTTTTCCGCGGTTTATTTTTTGAAAACGCGCCAACTGGCGAATAAGTATCATAAAGAGAATATTGTGACCATGCAATTTTTTCAAAAAGAGGAAGCTGTGCTGTGCGGAACGGATGAAGTCATCGCGCTGATTCACGAGTTTAGCGACCATCCGGAGACGCTGGAGATTTATTCATTGAGAGACGGAGATAAAATCCATCCCTTTGAAACCGTCTTAACGATAACCGGACCTTATCAGGAATTTGGTTATTTAGAAGGGATGATTGACGGAATATTAGCACGCAGAACGTCGGTAGCGACGAATGTATATAATGTCAAAAAAGCCGCGGAACTTTCCGGAAAGACCAAGCCGGTTATCTTTATGGGGGACCGGGATGACCACTATACCCAGCAGGCTGGCGACGGCTACGCGGCTTATATCGGGGGCTCCACTGCTCAAGCGACTCACGCGATGAATGAATGGTGGGGAAAAGAAGGCATGGGAACGATGCCGCATGCCTTAATTCAGCTGTTTAATGGCGATGTGGTGGCCGCAACGAAGGCTTATGCAGAAACGTTTCCTGACGATGAGCTTATTGCGCTGGTTGATTATAATAACGATGTGATTACCGATTCATTGAAAGTAGCGCGGGAATTTGGCGACCAGCTGAAGGGTGTGCGCGTGGACACGTCCAGAACATTAATTGACCAGTATTTCCTGAGAAATCAACATAAACTTGGAACGTTTGATCCGCGCGGGGTCAATGCTGAGCTGATTTTTGCTTTGCGCGAGGCTTTGGATGCGGAAGGCTTCCGCCACGTCAAAATTGTCGTGTCCGGAGGATTTAATGAGAGCCGCATTACGGAATTTGAAAAACAGGGCGTGCCTGTGGATATGTATGGTGTAGGGAGCAATTTATTGAAAATCCACATCGGCTTTACAGGTGATTTGGTCATGTTAAATGGCAGGCCCCAAGCGAAAGCAGGGCGCCGCTATCGTCCGAATCCCCGACTCGAGAAAGTGGAGTTTTCCGCAAATTGGCCTACTTCAAGATTCACATAG
- a CDS encoding DNA translocase FtsK: MSLLKKFLGLFREEIEIEVEEDDENEAKEEKAEEIEPKTTKKDEYLLPPFPKPKETDSQEIVTRVAYQYPSREFRLPSSSYDLDRRRRGRARGGQFYSEQPAAIEQHESQLKPEAFTRGASEFRGSSRPFQPSEVASPIYGFNQRPAKQEKKPAYRTIENEMERPKEPEASNVSAPSEREAKRGEPLLLFKPEETKKAFDVEAAASFAELLNEEAAEKREKPEQETSAERQTGEAVSMSAPAAMTEEERPEEKQSARANEDRPRRRRTPFNVIMSKQDRERSHKKKEYNPDPVPAEGEKSSTPAAAGAQAEKAASKPQELTREDAISASEAEGQPAHYVFPPIRYLQPPVYQEASREWVDQQCHVLNETFKNFNVKAQVVNVTVGPSVTRFEVEPEPGVKVSKITNLSDDLKLSLAARNIRIEAPIPGTHLIGIEVPNKESRPVLLSEIVASPMFKENASPLTSALGLNISGEPTILDLKKMPHGLIAGATGSGKSVCINSILVSLLYKAAPHEVKLLLIDPKMVELAPYNGIPHLVSPVITDVKAATAALKWAVEEMERRYELFVHAGVRDITKFNEKAKQHGQKSEHLPYIVIIIDELADLMMMSPADVEEAICRIAQKARACGIHLIVATQRPSVDVITGLIKANIPTRIAFSVSSQVDSRTIIDSGGAEKLLGRGDMLFLNNGSSETIRLQGTFVSDDEIDAVVEHVRKEQEPSYLFKQEELLQKAQIQETEDELFPEACEFVVQQGGASASLLQRHFKIGYNRAARLIEMMEAQGLISEQRAGKPREVLVSEEELQTIKHTSTI, encoded by the coding sequence GTGAGTTTATTGAAAAAGTTCCTCGGATTGTTTCGAGAAGAAATAGAAATAGAAGTAGAAGAAGATGATGAGAATGAAGCGAAAGAAGAAAAAGCAGAAGAAATAGAGCCCAAAACAACAAAGAAAGATGAGTATTTGCTTCCCCCTTTTCCGAAGCCAAAAGAGACGGATTCTCAAGAGATCGTGACGAGGGTAGCTTATCAATATCCGTCAAGAGAGTTTCGCTTGCCGTCCTCCAGCTATGATCTGGATCGCCGAAGAAGGGGAAGGGCTCGCGGCGGACAATTCTATAGTGAGCAGCCGGCTGCAATCGAGCAGCATGAGAGCCAGCTGAAGCCGGAAGCATTTACCCGGGGAGCCAGTGAATTTAGGGGCTCATCCAGACCTTTTCAGCCGTCGGAAGTGGCTTCTCCCATCTATGGTTTCAATCAGAGACCGGCGAAGCAAGAGAAAAAGCCTGCTTATCGAACAATTGAGAATGAGATGGAGCGTCCTAAAGAGCCGGAAGCTTCAAATGTTTCCGCACCGTCAGAGAGAGAAGCCAAAAGAGGAGAGCCTTTGCTGCTTTTCAAGCCTGAAGAGACCAAGAAAGCTTTTGATGTCGAGGCGGCTGCGTCTTTCGCCGAACTGCTGAATGAAGAAGCCGCTGAAAAGCGGGAAAAGCCCGAGCAAGAAACTTCTGCTGAGAGACAAACAGGTGAAGCTGTGAGCATGTCCGCGCCTGCGGCCATGACCGAAGAGGAGCGGCCGGAAGAGAAGCAGTCTGCACGGGCAAACGAAGACAGGCCGCGGCGAAGAAGAACACCGTTTAATGTGATTATGTCCAAACAGGATCGAGAGCGATCTCACAAGAAAAAAGAATATAATCCCGACCCAGTGCCTGCAGAAGGGGAGAAGTCATCCACGCCGGCGGCAGCTGGAGCTCAGGCAGAAAAGGCAGCTTCAAAGCCGCAGGAGCTTACGCGGGAGGATGCCATTTCCGCTTCTGAAGCTGAAGGTCAACCCGCTCATTATGTATTTCCGCCTATCCGATATTTGCAGCCGCCTGTTTATCAGGAAGCGAGCCGTGAGTGGGTGGATCAGCAATGCCATGTGCTCAATGAAACGTTCAAAAATTTTAACGTAAAGGCTCAGGTGGTCAATGTAACGGTCGGTCCATCTGTTACTCGATTTGAAGTGGAGCCTGAACCGGGAGTGAAGGTCAGCAAGATCACCAATTTATCTGATGATTTAAAGCTCAGTCTGGCGGCCCGCAATATTCGAATTGAAGCGCCTATTCCGGGCACGCATTTAATCGGCATCGAGGTTCCCAATAAAGAAAGCCGTCCGGTGTTACTCAGCGAAATTGTTGCCAGCCCGATGTTCAAAGAGAATGCTTCGCCGCTGACTTCGGCGCTCGGCTTGAATATTTCAGGGGAACCCACCATTCTGGATCTCAAGAAAATGCCTCATGGATTAATTGCCGGAGCAACCGGATCCGGAAAGAGCGTTTGCATCAATTCGATTCTCGTGAGCTTGTTGTATAAAGCGGCACCCCATGAAGTGAAATTATTGCTGATCGATCCGAAAATGGTGGAGCTGGCTCCATATAACGGCATTCCCCATTTAGTAAGCCCGGTCATTACCGATGTCAAGGCGGCAACGGCGGCTTTAAAATGGGCTGTGGAAGAAATGGAAAGAAGGTACGAGCTATTTGTTCATGCCGGCGTTCGGGATATTACTAAATTTAATGAAAAGGCAAAGCAGCATGGCCAAAAAAGTGAGCATCTTCCTTATATCGTCATCATTATTGACGAACTGGCTGATCTGATGATGATGTCCCCTGCGGATGTGGAAGAGGCGATTTGCCGGATAGCTCAAAAAGCCCGGGCGTGCGGCATCCATTTAATTGTAGCTACACAGCGCCCTTCTGTTGACGTTATAACAGGATTGATCAAGGCGAATATCCCTACGAGAATTGCTTTTTCTGTATCTTCCCAAGTGGATTCGCGGACCATTATTGACAGCGGCGGAGCAGAGAAGCTGCTTGGACGCGGTGATATGCTGTTTCTGAATAATGGCTCCTCTGAAACGATTCGGCTTCAAGGAACCTTCGTCTCAGATGATGAGATTGATGCAGTGGTTGAGCATGTGCGCAAAGAACAAGAGCCAAGCTATCTCTTTAAGCAGGAGGAGCTGCTGCAGAAAGCGCAAATTCAAGAAACGGAGGATGAGCTGTTTCCGGAAGCCTGCGAATTTGTTGTACAGCAAGGGGGAGCCTCCGCTTCTCTCTTGCAAAGACATTTTAAAATTGGCTACAACCGGGCGGCCCGCTTGATTGAAATGATGGAAGCGCAGGGGCTTATCTCCGAACAGCGAGCCGGCAAACCCCGAGAAGTGCTTGTATCTGAAGAAGAACTGCAAACAATAAAACATACTAGTACAATATGA
- a CDS encoding DUF1444 domain-containing protein, producing MDSKKLRRMLEDRLKQDKRIFSFDREKDELRIENAETKKGITLSLPGIVAKWNEQKEKAIDEVVYYVEEALAVMGKSHTLAKAEKKIFPVIRSASFPKEAAEGVPFFSDDHTAETRIYYALDLGHTYRLIDQQWIKKEKRSEDEIREVARFNLRSLSTDLKKDEVAGNVFYFLNTNDGYDASRLLNDQFLREMSEKVDGQMTVSVPHGDVLIIGDVRNETGYDILAQMTMSFFTNGRIPITALSFLYEDGKLEPIFIMAKNRIKK from the coding sequence ATGGATTCAAAAAAGCTAAGACGGATGTTGGAGGATCGCCTGAAGCAAGACAAGCGCATTTTTTCATTTGATCGTGAAAAGGATGAGCTGCGCATAGAAAATGCGGAAACAAAGAAAGGCATCACTCTATCCTTGCCCGGAATAGTGGCGAAATGGAATGAGCAAAAAGAGAAAGCGATAGACGAAGTCGTGTACTATGTGGAAGAAGCGCTGGCAGTCATGGGAAAAAGCCATACGCTTGCGAAAGCCGAAAAGAAAATTTTTCCCGTTATCCGCTCGGCGTCCTTCCCGAAAGAAGCGGCGGAAGGGGTGCCGTTTTTCAGCGATGATCACACAGCGGAAACAAGAATTTATTATGCTCTCGATTTAGGGCATACGTACCGATTAATCGACCAGCAATGGATCAAGAAAGAGAAGCGGAGTGAAGATGAAATTCGGGAGGTGGCCCGCTTTAATTTGCGCTCATTATCGACAGATCTGAAAAAAGATGAAGTGGCCGGCAATGTCTTTTACTTCCTTAATACAAACGATGGCTATGATGCCAGCCGGCTGTTAAATGACCAGTTTTTAAGGGAGATGAGCGAAAAGGTCGACGGTCAAATGACCGTGTCAGTGCCTCACGGCGACGTGCTGATCATCGGAGATGTCCGCAACGAGACAGGGTATGATATTTTGGCGCAAATGACGATGAGCTTTTTTACAAACGGACGGATTCCGATAACCGCCCTTTCCTTTCTGTATGAAGACGGCAAATTGGAACCGATCTTCATCATGGCGAAAAACCGGATAAAAAAATAA
- a CDS encoding thioredoxin family protein, translating into MKKLVSMDEFQQLKEAGKHIFLFSANWCPDCRVIEPILPEIEAKYRDFTFVYVDRDQFIDLCVELDIFGIPSFVAYENGRELGRFVSKDRKTQQEIEAFIDKL; encoded by the coding sequence GTGAAAAAATTAGTGTCCATGGATGAATTTCAGCAATTGAAGGAAGCCGGCAAGCATATCTTTTTATTCTCTGCTAATTGGTGTCCGGATTGCCGCGTGATTGAACCGATTCTTCCGGAAATTGAAGCGAAATATCGCGATTTTACCTTTGTGTATGTCGATCGCGACCAATTTATCGATCTGTGTGTAGAATTGGATATATTCGGCATCCCTAGCTTTGTCGCTTACGAAAATGGCCGGGAGCTGGGCCGTTTTGTCAGCAAGGATCGCAAGACACAGCAAGAAATTGAAGCGTTTATCGACAAGCTTTAA
- a CDS encoding PTS transporter subunit IIC: MKAYLKKKGVSLSPKVYFVDALSYMALGLFSSLIIGLIIKTIGEQLDLPFLMEMGKMAMGLMGPAIGTAVAFGLNAPPLVLFASAAAGAAGAALGGPAGSYIAAVLAAEAGKIVSQSTKVDIIAAPFVTIATGYSAAAFLGPGIHQFMKFFGGWIEWATLQRPIIMGILVAVLMGLALTAPISSAAIALMLDLNGLAAGAATIGCSAQMMGFAAASFRENKWGGFIAQGLGTSMLQVPNIVQHPLILIPPTVAGAILAPIGTTLWPMMNNAAGAGMGTSGLVGQIMTFSVMGFEASVLWQVFLLHFAGPLVISLAISEWMRKNGWILSGQMTISTGGKSK; the protein is encoded by the coding sequence ATGAAAGCATACCTGAAGAAAAAAGGCGTATCACTTTCGCCTAAAGTCTATTTTGTCGATGCGCTCAGTTATATGGCGCTTGGATTATTTAGTTCACTGATTATCGGCTTAATTATTAAAACGATCGGGGAACAGCTGGATCTTCCTTTTTTAATGGAGATGGGGAAGATGGCAATGGGATTAATGGGGCCGGCTATTGGAACAGCGGTCGCTTTCGGGCTGAATGCTCCCCCGCTTGTATTGTTCGCAAGCGCGGCAGCGGGTGCCGCAGGTGCCGCGCTCGGAGGACCCGCCGGCAGTTATATAGCGGCAGTGCTGGCAGCGGAAGCCGGCAAAATCGTCAGCCAGTCGACGAAAGTGGATATTATTGCGGCGCCATTTGTAACGATTGCGACGGGTTACTCAGCTGCCGCCTTTTTAGGCCCGGGCATCCACCAGTTTATGAAGTTTTTCGGCGGGTGGATTGAATGGGCAACATTGCAGCGGCCGATTATCATGGGAATCTTAGTCGCTGTTTTGATGGGGCTCGCGCTGACTGCCCCCATTTCCAGTGCGGCCATCGCTTTAATGCTTGACTTAAACGGCCTGGCTGCTGGAGCGGCAACCATTGGATGCAGCGCACAAATGATGGGCTTTGCTGCCGCCAGCTTTCGCGAAAATAAATGGGGCGGGTTTATCGCCCAAGGGCTGGGCACTTCCATGCTGCAAGTGCCGAATATTGTGCAGCACCCCCTGATCTTGATTCCTCCGACAGTGGCTGGAGCGATATTGGCTCCGATCGGCACGACTCTGTGGCCGATGATGAATAATGCAGCCGGCGCTGGCATGGGTACTTCCGGTTTAGTCGGTCAAATCATGACGTTTTCTGTTATGGGATTTGAGGCTTCTGTCCTTTGGCAAGTCTTCCTGCTTCATTTTGCCGGCCCGCTTGTGATAAGCTTAGCCATATCGGAGTGGATGAGAAAGAATGGCTGGATTTTATCTGGCCAAATGACCATTTCAACAGGAGGAAAATCAAAGTGA
- a CDS encoding DUF84 family protein, whose protein sequence is MIIAIGSTNKAKERAVIQAMTAAGVEAQILPVGVSSGVSDQPFSDEETRRGAVNRARTALLTVEADVGIGLEGGVMETAEGLFLCNWGALAAKDQQVITAGGARILLPSFIASRLRKGEELGPVMDEYCQRAGIRQKEGAVGVFSNGLVTRDEMFLHVAKLLWGQYSLKK, encoded by the coding sequence ATGATAATAGCGATTGGTTCGACAAATAAAGCGAAAGAACGTGCGGTCATTCAAGCGATGACTGCAGCTGGGGTAGAGGCGCAAATCCTCCCGGTTGGGGTTTCTTCCGGGGTAAGTGACCAGCCCTTTTCCGATGAAGAAACTCGGCGAGGGGCTGTTAACCGGGCAAGAACAGCTTTGCTTACAGTGGAAGCAGATGTGGGAATCGGTCTTGAAGGCGGTGTGATGGAAACAGCCGAAGGATTATTTCTTTGCAACTGGGGAGCGCTGGCCGCAAAAGATCAGCAGGTCATAACAGCGGGCGGTGCAAGAATCTTGCTTCCAAGCTTTATTGCAAGCCGGCTTCGAAAGGGAGAAGAGCTGGGGCCAGTCATGGATGAATATTGCCAGCGCGCGGGCATCCGCCAGAAAGAAGGGGCCGTCGGTGTGTTTTCCAATGGCCTTGTCACGAGGGATGAAATGTTCCTTCATGTCGCAAAGCTATTATGGGGACAATATAGCTTGAAAAAATAA
- a CDS encoding M42 family metallopeptidase has translation MNNETLELFRTLTELPGASGNEHQVRAFMRKQLTPYADEIIQDGLGSIFGLKKGNEAGPTIMVAGHMDEVGFMVTSITENGMIRFQPLGGWWNQVLLAQRVEIITAHGPVTGVIGSIPPHLLSAAQRKKPMEIKNMLIDIGADDKEDAQKIGIKPGQQIVPASAFTPMANEKKILAKAWDNRYGCGLAIELLKELKDEKLPNMLYSGATVQEEVGLRGAQTAADLIQPDLFFALDASPANDMSGDKTQFGQLGKGALLRIFDRTMVTHRGMREFVLDTAESRNIPYQYFISQGGTDAGRVHISNQGVPSAVIGICSRYIHTHASIIHVDDYAAAKELLIHLVKASDKSTVDQIKAES, from the coding sequence ATGAATAATGAGACGTTGGAACTGTTTAGAACTTTAACGGAGCTGCCCGGTGCGTCCGGCAACGAGCATCAAGTGCGGGCGTTTATGAGAAAGCAATTAACACCCTATGCAGATGAAATTATTCAAGACGGGCTTGGGAGTATTTTTGGCTTAAAAAAAGGAAACGAAGCGGGTCCAACCATCATGGTCGCCGGGCATATGGATGAAGTCGGCTTTATGGTCACCTCTATTACAGAGAACGGAATGATTCGTTTTCAGCCGCTTGGAGGATGGTGGAATCAAGTCCTTTTAGCGCAGCGGGTGGAGATTATCACGGCCCATGGTCCGGTAACAGGTGTCATCGGCTCCATTCCGCCTCATTTATTAAGTGCGGCTCAGCGCAAAAAGCCGATGGAGATTAAAAACATGCTGATTGATATTGGAGCAGATGACAAGGAAGACGCCCAAAAGATAGGCATTAAGCCAGGTCAGCAAATTGTCCCGGCTTCGGCGTTCACACCGATGGCTAATGAAAAGAAAATTCTAGCTAAAGCATGGGATAACCGCTACGGCTGCGGCTTGGCCATTGAATTGCTGAAAGAGCTTAAAGACGAAAAATTGCCGAATATGCTGTATTCAGGCGCCACTGTTCAAGAGGAAGTCGGATTGCGCGGAGCTCAGACGGCTGCGGATTTGATTCAGCCTGATCTTTTCTTTGCTCTCGATGCCAGTCCGGCCAATGACATGTCAGGAGACAAAACACAGTTTGGCCAGCTCGGCAAAGGAGCGCTCTTGCGTATTTTTGACCGGACGATGGTCACTCATCGCGGCATGCGCGAATTTGTTCTTGATACAGCGGAAAGTCGTAATATTCCGTATCAATACTTTATTTCTCAAGGAGGCACCGATGCCGGCCGCGTCCATATATCCAATCAAGGCGTACCAAGTGCTGTAATAGGCATTTGCTCGCGCTATATTCATACGCATGCCTCGATCATTCACGTTGATGACTATGCGGCAGCAAAGGAATTGCTTATTCACCTCGTAAAAGCCAGTGACAAATCAACGGTAGATCAGATCAAAGCGGAAAGCTAA
- a CDS encoding PepSY domain-containing protein, whose amino-acid sequence MKIHWGTLFLGAAAGAAGALLVQKNVASCTYVSAEKALKEVKEAFKEEGSIDGSWVKMKPEPLKKTGMDKMVYKGGISRIVGDQREQYEFIADSRTGTIMDVYKTK is encoded by the coding sequence ATGAAAATTCATTGGGGGACTTTATTTTTAGGGGCGGCGGCTGGCGCGGCCGGAGCATTACTGGTACAAAAAAATGTAGCCTCTTGCACCTATGTATCCGCTGAGAAAGCATTGAAAGAGGTAAAAGAAGCTTTTAAAGAGGAAGGGTCGATCGATGGATCCTGGGTCAAAATGAAACCAGAACCGCTCAAGAAGACAGGAATGGACAAAATGGTATACAAAGGCGGCATCTCCCGGATCGTCGGCGATCAGCGAGAGCAATATGAATTTATCGCGGATTCCCGCACCGGCACGATCATGGATGTGTATAAGACGAAGTAA
- a CDS encoding YtnP family quorum-quenching lactonase produces the protein MEELKAGGITLTWLNGGVTHMDGGAMFGVVPKPLWSRKYAYNEKNQIELRTDPIFFQLEGKNILIESGIGNGRLTDKQKRNYGVTEESRVEECLKKLGLTPAEIDIVLMTHMHFDHVLGLTKTVEGKLSSVFPNAVIYTSETEWNEMRNPNIRSQNTYWKENWEAIADQVQTFTDELEVIKGVRMIHTGGHSQGHSIIIIESGGETFIHMADLMPTHAHQNVLWVLAYDDYPMDSIAAKQKYLPPAMKSGSWFIFYHDAVYRAVRWNENGELLDSLQRKSSVM, from the coding sequence ATGGAAGAACTGAAAGCGGGGGGAATAACCTTGACGTGGCTGAATGGAGGCGTCACGCATATGGATGGCGGTGCTATGTTCGGGGTCGTGCCCAAGCCGCTATGGTCGCGCAAGTATGCTTATAATGAAAAAAATCAGATCGAGCTAAGGACGGATCCGATCTTCTTTCAATTGGAAGGAAAAAACATTTTGATTGAATCGGGCATCGGCAATGGGCGGCTGACCGACAAACAAAAAAGAAATTACGGAGTGACGGAAGAATCCCGCGTCGAGGAGTGCTTGAAGAAGCTGGGTTTAACACCGGCGGAAATCGATATTGTCCTCATGACTCACATGCATTTTGATCATGTGCTCGGACTGACGAAAACGGTGGAAGGAAAGCTGTCATCCGTTTTTCCGAACGCAGTTATTTATACATCTGAAACAGAGTGGAACGAAATGAGGAATCCCAATATCCGTTCCCAAAATACGTATTGGAAAGAAAATTGGGAAGCGATCGCTGATCAAGTGCAAACCTTTACTGATGAATTAGAAGTCATCAAGGGCGTCAGGATGATACACACGGGCGGCCATAGCCAAGGACATTCGATTATCATTATTGAAAGCGGCGGTGAAACTTTCATTCATATGGCAGATTTAATGCCGACTCATGCCCATCAAAATGTATTATGGGTACTCGCTTACGATGACTATCCGATGGACTCGATTGCCGCAAAACAGAAGTATCTTCCGCCCGCTATGAAAAGCGGATCTTGGTTTATATTCTACCATGATGCAGTGTACAGAGCGGTCAGATGGAATGAAAACGGAGAATTGCTGGATTCGCTGCAGCGAAAGTCATCCGTTATGTAG
- the trmB gene encoding tRNA (guanosine(46)-N7)-methyltransferase TrmB, which translates to MRLRNKPWAREKIAAHPQYVVPNPEEHKGRWDDVFGNHHPLYIEVGTGKGQFITEMAKAHPEINFIGIELYESVIVTALDRLIEADLPNLKLLNADAKNVADYFAKGDVDRVYLNFSDPWPKKRHEKRRLVHESFLKLYEAIMPEGGEIHFKTDNQGLFEYSLKSYSEYGLLLTYVSLDLHSSDFEGNIMTEYEEKFSAKGHRIYRSEAKFR; encoded by the coding sequence ATGCGTTTGAGAAATAAACCATGGGCTCGGGAAAAAATTGCAGCCCATCCGCAATATGTTGTGCCTAATCCTGAAGAGCATAAGGGAAGATGGGACGATGTCTTTGGCAATCATCATCCTTTATATATTGAAGTGGGAACCGGCAAGGGCCAATTTATTACAGAAATGGCCAAGGCTCATCCGGAAATTAATTTTATAGGAATTGAATTGTACGAAAGCGTCATCGTCACAGCTTTGGACCGGCTCATTGAAGCGGATCTTCCCAATCTTAAATTGCTGAATGCAGACGCTAAAAACGTAGCTGATTATTTTGCTAAAGGCGATGTGGACCGCGTGTATTTGAATTTTTCAGACCCGTGGCCGAAAAAACGTCATGAAAAGCGCCGGCTTGTACATGAATCCTTTTTAAAGCTATATGAAGCCATTATGCCCGAGGGTGGAGAAATTCATTTCAAAACAGATAACCAAGGACTGTTTGAATACTCACTGAAAAGCTATTCGGAGTACGGATTGCTTTTAACCTATGTCAGTCTGGATTTGCACAGCAGTGATTTTGAAGGCAACATCATGACGGAATATGAAGAAAAATTTTCAGCGAAGGGACATAGAATCTATCGTTCCGAGGCCAAGTTTCGCTGA
- a CDS encoding phosphotransferase family protein, with the protein MEHIFGREWEITPAGGVTGKAYFARNGGQQLFLKKNSSPFLAVLSAEGIVPKLIWTKRLENGDVISAQHWLDGRELKPHEMAKPRVAKLMCKIHSSQPLLSMLEKLGKKPSSPEMIMSALANRLDEEVSGCSEVQSALRFLKSRIGEVTHGDYVVCHGDVNHNNWLLSADNQLYLIDWDGAMIGDPAIDLGMLLYKYVEKDEWQAWLSQYGLTYTPHLELRMKWYVLAQILLAIQWDKEEKRLSEMRAGLADIRAILEGSSPAC; encoded by the coding sequence TTGGAACATATATTTGGACGAGAATGGGAAATTACTCCTGCCGGTGGAGTAACTGGGAAGGCGTATTTTGCCAGGAACGGCGGACAGCAACTATTTTTAAAAAAGAATTCATCCCCTTTTTTAGCGGTTTTGTCGGCTGAAGGCATTGTTCCGAAGCTCATTTGGACAAAGCGCTTAGAGAATGGAGATGTAATTTCTGCCCAGCACTGGCTTGATGGCAGGGAATTGAAGCCGCACGAGATGGCGAAACCGCGCGTTGCCAAGCTAATGTGCAAAATCCATTCTTCGCAGCCGCTGCTTTCCATGCTCGAAAAGCTCGGAAAAAAGCCGTCTTCTCCGGAAATGATTATGTCGGCTCTCGCGAATCGTCTAGATGAAGAGGTGTCCGGCTGCTCGGAAGTGCAATCGGCGCTGCGCTTTTTAAAAAGCCGAATCGGAGAAGTCACACACGGCGATTATGTCGTTTGCCACGGCGATGTCAATCATAATAACTGGCTTTTGTCTGCAGATAACCAGCTGTATTTAATCGATTGGGACGGGGCTATGATCGGCGACCCGGCCATTGATCTGGGAATGCTTTTATATAAGTATGTAGAGAAGGACGAGTGGCAAGCATGGCTTTCCCAATACGGTCTCACCTACACGCCGCATTTGGAGCTGAGAATGAAGTGGTATGTGCTCGCGCAGATCTTATTAGCGATTCAATGGGACAAAGAGGAAAAACGCTTGTCTGAGATGCGTGCAGGACTGGCTGATATACGGGCTATTCTAGAAGGATCATCGCCTGCTTGCTAG